From a region of the Nitrospira sp. genome:
- a CDS encoding protogloblin ApPgb gives MSQQSTIPGYTYGTPAVTTSPVTVADFELMKKSALFGDEDVKYLRLSLDVVKDQVEAILDVWYGFVGSQPHLLKSFLGKGDGKPLGDYLGGVRKRFGQWILDTARAEYDQKWLDYQHEIGLRHHRTKKNRTDNAAASAEVVPFRDLFALIFPVTFTLKPFLAKKGHSAEDVEKMYAAWVKSCLLQVTLWSHPYVKAGDF, from the coding sequence ATGAGTCAACAGTCAACTATCCCCGGTTACACGTACGGCACCCCTGCGGTTACAACGTCCCCTGTGACAGTTGCCGATTTTGAGTTGATGAAAAAGAGCGCCTTGTTCGGCGACGAGGATGTGAAGTATTTGCGTCTATCGCTCGATGTCGTGAAGGATCAAGTCGAGGCGATCCTCGACGTCTGGTATGGGTTCGTCGGATCCCAGCCCCATCTGCTCAAGTCCTTCTTGGGCAAGGGCGACGGCAAGCCGCTCGGTGATTATCTGGGCGGCGTGCGCAAGCGGTTCGGCCAATGGATTCTCGACACGGCCCGTGCGGAATACGACCAGAAATGGCTCGACTATCAGCACGAGATCGGCTTGCGGCATCATCGCACCAAGAAGAACCGTACGGACAATGCGGCTGCATCCGCTGAAGTCGTCCCGTTTCGTGATCTCTTCGCGCTCATCTTTCCGGTGACCTTTACGCTCAAGCCGTTTCTTGCTAAGAAAGGTCACTCCGCTGAGGACGTTGAGAAGATGTATGCTGCATGGGTGAAATCCTGCCTGCTTCAGGTGACGCTGTGGAGCCATCCCTACGTGAAAGCCGGAGATTTCTAA
- a CDS encoding TIGR02710 family CRISPR-associated protein — MAKDQPVKVLVIALVDDAMSAVYSINRLTPEALCFVLPEGSKALVESAVQPNIQQMPRRWDWIVLAETAEFPTSYQTLARSLPELLRTWEVQPGELVVDVSGATPAMAGALTVVALPWTSRLVELSPAREGLDGDRIELGTKTLVWTQSNPWDEQATVSRREGCELFNRGLFHAAAKLFHDVELRVSGGQKPLYRALTDLADGYELWERFHYRQAWDKLKTATKALEMASLWGGPPGLKSVVPPIKANAGFLEKIVLDSAEVKEFVPLDLLAHAGRRLLAGRDPEAAMVSLVRALEAFAQVRLHKAHKMRSWDVAPEQLPQALQEMCRTCYLEDIDGKYKLPLQAQFRVLAGLGDQLGQTFLREWQKMKPLLDAANHAVLGHGFEPIKSERVQQLYEVIVRLTGVAESSLPKFPVLSL, encoded by the coding sequence ATGGCAAAAGATCAACCCGTCAAGGTACTCGTGATCGCATTGGTCGATGACGCGATGTCGGCGGTCTATTCGATCAATCGGCTCACGCCGGAGGCCTTGTGTTTTGTGTTGCCGGAAGGAAGCAAGGCCTTGGTGGAGTCTGCCGTGCAACCGAACATCCAGCAGATGCCGAGACGGTGGGATTGGATTGTGCTGGCGGAAACCGCTGAGTTCCCGACCTCCTATCAGACGCTTGCGCGCTCGTTGCCTGAACTGTTGCGGACGTGGGAGGTGCAGCCGGGTGAGCTGGTTGTGGACGTGAGTGGGGCGACACCGGCGATGGCCGGAGCGCTCACTGTGGTGGCGCTGCCGTGGACTTCTCGGCTGGTCGAACTGAGTCCGGCTCGCGAAGGACTTGATGGTGATCGCATTGAATTGGGCACGAAGACCCTCGTCTGGACGCAGAGCAATCCATGGGACGAGCAAGCGACGGTATCACGACGAGAAGGATGTGAGCTATTCAACCGAGGACTCTTCCACGCTGCAGCCAAACTCTTTCATGATGTGGAACTGCGGGTCAGTGGCGGGCAGAAGCCGCTGTATCGGGCATTGACGGATTTGGCTGACGGCTATGAATTGTGGGAACGGTTTCACTATCGTCAAGCTTGGGACAAATTGAAAACTGCGACGAAGGCTTTAGAAATGGCTTCGCTCTGGGGTGGACCGCCCGGCTTGAAGTCGGTCGTGCCTCCTATCAAGGCCAATGCCGGTTTCCTTGAAAAGATCGTCCTTGATTCCGCTGAGGTCAAAGAATTTGTGCCGTTAGATCTCTTGGCGCATGCAGGCAGAAGGCTCCTTGCCGGACGCGATCCTGAAGCGGCTATGGTCTCACTCGTCCGTGCTCTGGAGGCATTTGCCCAGGTCCGACTCCACAAGGCGCACAAGATGAGGAGCTGGGATGTGGCGCCCGAGCAGCTCCCACAGGCGCTTCAGGAAATGTGTCGCACCTGTTATCTCGAAGACATCGACGGCAAGTACAAGCTGCCGCTGCAGGCACAGTTTCGTGTGCTGGCCGGGTTGGGCGATCAACTGGGACAAACCTTCCTCAGGGAATGGCAGAAGATGAAGCCCCTGCTTGACGCAGCGAACCATGCGGTGTTGGGTCATGGCTTCGAGCCCATCAAATCGGAACGAGTGCAGCAGTTGTACGAAGTGATCGTCCGACTCACCGGGGTTGCAGAGTCGTCGTTACCGAAGTTTCCGGTCCTGAGCCTTTAG
- a CDS encoding OmpA family protein, with amino-acid sequence MKLLALVLASTFTLINGHVPSIAAGFQATSSTSTTPLYKVHDDHFPQNKYSFPPQTSKGEAEKEPSLDKLQQQLSAKEKELSLLREKATAANDLLNAEKQRVGVLETQLAQKEQALNALRDPGDSHSQPSQELSTTKSDLQQAKQRIEDLERQLAVSSLENAKRRIVELERQLDAEKKGARVPRSEPDDNSKLNGDVPSQTGELTQARNRVVELEQQLAGKEQDLAQLEDNLKQVTQKLTDLDPQLTARNAELAQAKQLLAEMERNSTKQGEAAPTQEPHPVRPDDAKAIGSDLTKVSESLSSALQDELKKGRVGLRQRGNKLTLALATGELFGSGEVTMTPGGASLLERIGAILHDFRYQSIEVAGHTDSKPVRSDPRRTFRDNIELSQARAEHAGQALIGSGVEADRVKSVGYAATRPIASNDTDKGRSKNRRVEIIVTQWSEPSVLSGEKDNHVGKKSRVASRHHKGVTQRVVNR; translated from the coding sequence ATGAAGTTACTTGCGTTGGTGCTGGCATCGACCTTCACGCTGATCAACGGACACGTTCCGAGTATCGCAGCCGGCTTTCAAGCGACAAGTAGCACCTCGACAACGCCTCTCTACAAGGTTCACGACGACCATTTCCCCCAGAATAAGTATTCGTTTCCGCCCCAAACCTCGAAAGGCGAAGCAGAGAAGGAGCCGTCGTTGGACAAGCTCCAGCAGCAGCTCTCAGCGAAAGAGAAAGAACTGTCTCTGCTGCGAGAGAAGGCAACGGCGGCGAATGATCTCCTGAACGCTGAGAAGCAGCGCGTGGGTGTTTTAGAGACACAGCTTGCCCAAAAAGAACAGGCGCTCAATGCTCTGCGCGACCCAGGAGACTCACACAGCCAGCCGTCTCAAGAGCTGAGCACGACGAAAAGCGACCTGCAGCAGGCTAAACAGCGAATCGAAGATCTCGAGCGACAACTTGCGGTCAGCAGTCTCGAGAATGCAAAGCGCCGAATCGTCGAACTCGAGCGTCAGCTTGATGCAGAAAAGAAAGGGGCCAGAGTCCCGCGATCCGAGCCCGACGACAATTCCAAACTCAACGGTGACGTGCCCTCACAGACTGGAGAGTTAACGCAAGCCAGGAACAGAGTGGTTGAGCTAGAACAGCAACTGGCAGGAAAAGAGCAGGATCTGGCGCAGCTTGAGGACAACCTTAAGCAAGTCACGCAAAAGCTGACTGATCTCGACCCGCAGCTTACGGCCAGAAATGCGGAACTCGCGCAGGCGAAGCAATTGCTTGCAGAGATGGAGCGTAATTCTACGAAGCAAGGCGAGGCAGCTCCTACTCAAGAACCCCATCCGGTTCGTCCGGACGATGCGAAAGCCATAGGAAGTGATCTCACCAAGGTCAGTGAAAGTCTCAGCAGCGCACTGCAAGATGAGCTTAAGAAAGGTCGTGTGGGCTTACGGCAGCGGGGTAATAAACTGACCCTGGCGTTAGCGACGGGCGAGCTATTCGGTTCAGGCGAAGTGACGATGACCCCGGGAGGCGCCTCGTTGCTCGAACGGATCGGGGCGATCTTGCATGATTTCCGTTACCAGAGCATCGAAGTGGCCGGACATACCGACAGCAAGCCCGTCCGAAGCGACCCTCGCAGAACGTTTCGAGACAATATCGAACTCTCCCAGGCACGAGCTGAACACGCCGGTCAGGCTTTGATCGGCAGCGGGGTCGAAGCCGATCGAGTCAAATCGGTCGGATACGCGGCCACCAGACCCATCGCAAGCAACGATACCGATAAAGGTCGGAGTAAAAACAGACGGGTGGAGATTATCGTCACTCAGTGGTCAGAACCCAGTGTCCTGTCGGGCGAGAAAGACAACCACGTCGGCAAGAAATCCCGAGTAGCTTCCCGCCACCACAAGGGAGTCACTCAACGTGTGGTGAATCGTTGA
- a CDS encoding YbgC/FadM family acyl-CoA thioesterase codes for MEVRIYYEDTDCGGVVYYANYLKYFERARTEYLEARGYSVSALMKQSILFVVVHAEVAYCSPGRYGETLVVETEVGDVTRAALTFSHVVCEKASGRVVVKGSARLAATDGNGKVKRLDRTMVAALQSAIHPSSTA; via the coding sequence ATCGAAGTTCGCATCTACTACGAAGATACCGATTGCGGCGGGGTGGTCTATTACGCCAATTATCTGAAATATTTTGAGCGGGCCCGTACCGAGTATCTTGAAGCGCGAGGGTATTCAGTTTCGGCATTGATGAAACAAAGCATTCTCTTCGTGGTGGTGCACGCCGAAGTGGCGTATTGCTCGCCTGGTCGGTACGGAGAAACGTTGGTCGTCGAAACGGAAGTGGGCGATGTAACCCGGGCTGCGTTGACATTTTCGCATGTCGTGTGTGAGAAGGCGAGCGGCCGCGTGGTTGTGAAAGGCTCGGCTCGGTTGGCGGCGACGGACGGGAACGGAAAAGTCAAACGTCTGGACAGAACCATGGTCGCCGCGCTTCAGTCAGCGATCCATCCTTCATCCACGGCCTGA